GCTGGCATTGAACGAGATGTGGCAGGGGATCGGCTACGCCGAGACCGGACTCCGGGTGGTGACGATCTTCGTCGTGCTGGTGGGACTGCTGGGCATGCTGGTGTCGCTCTACACGTCGCTCAACGAGCGCAGGCGCGAGATGGCGATCCTGCGGGCCGTCGGAGCCGGACCCAACCGGATCGTCTCGCTGCTGGTGCTCGAATCGGTGTGCCTGGCCGCGGCGGGGGCGATCGGCGGACTGGCGCTGGTGTACGTGCTGCTCTCAGCCGGGCAGCCCATCGTCGAGGCGCAGGTGGGGCTCTTCATCCCGATCCGGCCACCCGGCTCGATCGAGTTGCTCTTCCTCGGCGCCGTGGTGACGGCCGGATTCCTGATGGGCTTCGTGCCCGCTCTCAAGGCCTACCGCACCGCCCTCCACGACGGGCTGGCGGTGCGGGTGTAGGGGGGCTCAGCTCGAAGCCAGCCAGCGGTAGACGGCGCCGACGTTCAGCGGGAACCACTCCTCGTACTGACCCCAGTGGGCGTAGTCGTCCAGGCGCACCTGGGCCATGGCTTCCTCTTCGGACAGGCCGTCGTCGAGCGCTGCCTGGACGGCGTCCCGCAGGTCCGCGTAGTAGGCGAGTTGACGCTCGATGGTGCCCCGGTCCCCCACGGTTCCGTGCCCGAAGACCATGGTCTCGAAGGGGATTTCCATCAGCAGGTCCAGCGCCACGTAGAACTCGTCGAAATACCAGCCCGGGAGGTCACGGAACCCGACTCGGTCGTTGCTGACGAAGTCCACCGCGAAGGCGATGCGCTCCTCGGGGAGAAACGTCACGATCAGGTTGTCGCTGTGGCTCCGCCCCAGATAGTGGAGTTCGATGGCACGGCCGCCGAAGCGGAGCGTCATCTCGTCGGAGAAGGTCAGGTCCGGAGGCGGCAGATCGGGATCGGCGCGCTCCAGGATGATGGGCAGCGCGTTCTCCTGGGCGATGATCGGGACGTCGTCGCCGAACTCGGCCAGGAGCGCGGGTGCCCCGGTGGCGTGGTCGGCGTCGCTGTGGCTGTAGACGATGGCCGCGAGCGGCTTGTCCGGGACCGCGCCGCGAATGGCGCCCGCGAGGCCGGCGGCCGCCTCCATCGAGATGGGGTCGACCGCCACCACGCCGTCGTCGGTGTCGACGAAGAACGCGTTGTGCGTGCCCGCGTTGTACCAGAAGACTCCGTCGGCTACCTGGCTGGTGGCGGGGTCCATGGCGGGAGTCTGTTCGGCTGTGTCGGCACAGGCGCCGAGGGTCAGGACGAAAGTGGCCGCAATCGGAATGGGGGTACGAATGGGACGGGTCATGCGGTCATCCTCCTCCGGGGGCGGGATGGGATCGAGCAGGGCTCCCTCTCGGCAACCGCACTCTGTAATACTCC
The genomic region above belongs to Gammaproteobacteria bacterium and contains:
- a CDS encoding MBL fold metallo-hydrolase, encoding MTRPIRTPIPIAATFVLTLGACADTAEQTPAMDPATSQVADGVFWYNAGTHNAFFVDTDDGVVAVDPISMEAAAGLAGAIRGAVPDKPLAAIVYSHSDADHATGAPALLAEFGDDVPIIAQENALPIILERADPDLPPPDLTFSDEMTLRFGGRAIELHYLGRSHSDNLIVTFLPEERIAFAVDFVSNDRVGFRDLPGWYFDEFYVALDLLMEIPFETMVFGHGTVGDRGTIERQLAYYADLRDAVQAALDDGLSEEEAMAQVRLDDYAHWGQYEEWFPLNVGAVYRWLASS